GCGAGATCTCGAAGTACCCGAGGGCGGCGATGATCGCGATGCCGATCAGCGCGTAGACCAGCCAGCTGATCTCCGGGCCGCCGAACGTCTCGATCGTGCTCTTGGTGAACGACGCCAGGATGCCGATCAGCGACGCCTCGAACACGATGTAGGCCAGCGTGGCCATCAGGCCGGCGCCCATGCCCGCGACCTTGCCCAGGCCGTGCGAGATGAAGCCGTAGAACGCGCCGGTCGTCGTGATGTGCTTCGCCATCGTCACGTAGCCGATCGCGAAGATCGTCAGGATGACCGTGGCGAAGAAGAAGCCGGCCGGGGCACCCAGCCCGTTGCCATAGCCGATCGCGATCGGCACGTTGCCGGTCATAGCCGTGATCGGGGCGGCGTTGGCCAGCGCGATGAACAGCACCGCCCAGAGCCCGATCGTCCCGGGCTTGAGGCGGTGCACCTCGTGCGGTGCCAGCCCCTCCTCGGCAGCGACGGTGGTCTCCACCGCCCCGTCGTCCTTGGTCGTACTCACGGGCCCACGCCCTTCCTGACAGCAGGGAGTAAACGGTTGTTCGCCAGGGGCGCGACGCCGCGTCCGAATTGGTTCGTTAAAAGCTGCGGGGATTCGATACCGAACCGGCAAGCTGCCGTCACAGCACGAGCAGGATCGTGGCACCACGTCGACACGCGATCAATAGCCGGACTGTTACGGTCTCGTTTCTCGGCAACCATTTGACTAAACGGTCTGACCAGGTCTAGTTGTTGGGCCTACCGTAAAGGCCCCGCAGCGCGGCGGACACTCCCCCGGATCCCGGCGCGGAAGGTCGCACATGACGGTTCAATCCGACCAGTCCCTCGATCGAGTCGCCGAGCTGGCGACCGCCCTGTCCAGCGGCGGCTTCCCCTGGGCCTCCAAGGACGAGATGCTCGGCGCCTCGGTGGCGTACTGGAACCCCGGCAAGACCCGGTTCTGGATCGACGAGGGTGTCCCGCTGGTGATCGACCGGCGCGAGGGATACCACCTGCACGACGTCTCCGGGCACACGCTGATCGACGTCCACCTCAACGGCGGCACGTACAACCTCGGGCACCGCAACCCCGACGTGGTGGCCGCGGTGACTCGCGCGACCGACCGGTTCGACGTCGGCAACCACCACTTCCCGTCGCTGGCCCGCACCGCGCTGGCCGAAGCGCTGATCCGCACCGCGCCGCCCGGCCTGGCCAAGGTCGTCTACGGCAGCGGCGGCGGGGAGGCCGTCGACATCGCGATCAAGTCCGCCAGGCACGCCACCAAGCGGCGCAAGATCGTCTCGATCGTGAAGGCGTACCACGGCCACACCGGGCTCGCGGTCGGTACCGGCGACGACCGGTTCTCCCGGATGTTCCTCGCCGACAGCCCGGCCGACTTCCCGCACGTCCCGTTCAACGACCTCGGTGCGATGGCCGACGCTCTGCGGGGTGACGACGTCGCCGCGGTGATCATGGAGACGATCCCGGCCACGTACGGCTTCCCGATGCCCGCCCCCGGTTACCTGGCGGCCGTGAAGCGCCTCTGCGAGGACCACGGCACGCTCTACATCGCCGACGAGGTGCAGACCGGGCTGGGCCGTACCGGTGCGCTCTGGGGCATCACGAAACACCACGTCGAACCCGACATCCTGATCACCGGCAAAGGGCTGTCCGGCGGCATCTACCCGGTCACGGCCGTGCTCGCCACCGACCGGGCCGCAGCCTGGCTGACCGAGGACGGCTTCGGACACATCTCGACGTTCGGCGGCGCCGAGCTGGGGTGCGTCGCGGCGCTCACCACGCTCGACCTGACGCTGCGCGCGACGACGCGGGACAACGTGGCCGCGCTCACCGACACGTTCGCCGCCGGGCTGGCGTCGATCCGGGCGGAGTTCCCGGACTGGCTGGTCGGCATCCGCCAGGACGGCCTGGTCATCGGGCTGGAGTTCGCCCACGCCGAGGGCGCGAAGTACGTGATGCGGCGGCTCTACCAGGGCGGTGTCTGGGCGATCTTCTCGACGCTCGACCCGCGCGTCCTGCAGTACAAACCGGGCCTGCTGGTCACGCCCGAGCTGGCCGCGGACATCCTCGACCGGACCAGGACGGCGGTCCGGCTCTCGAAGGACGACGTCCGGTGATCGCGGAGGAGGCGGTCGCTCGATACGGGTTCTCCCCGGACACGACCGTCGAACTGCTCAACGTGTCCGAGAACGAGACGTACCTGGTTCGGGACGCCGACCTCACGGCCGTGCTCCGAGTGCACCGGCTCGGTTACCACCCGCCCGGCGCGATCCCGTCCGAGCTGGCCTGGCTCGACGCGCTCCGCACCGAGGCCGGAGTGCGCACACCGCGGGTCGTGGCCGCCACCAACGGGTCGC
This Cryptosporangium aurantiacum DNA region includes the following protein-coding sequences:
- a CDS encoding aminotransferase class III-fold pyridoxal phosphate-dependent enzyme, translated to MLGASVAYWNPGKTRFWIDEGVPLVIDRREGYHLHDVSGHTLIDVHLNGGTYNLGHRNPDVVAAVTRATDRFDVGNHHFPSLARTALAEALIRTAPPGLAKVVYGSGGGEAVDIAIKSARHATKRRKIVSIVKAYHGHTGLAVGTGDDRFSRMFLADSPADFPHVPFNDLGAMADALRGDDVAAVIMETIPATYGFPMPAPGYLAAVKRLCEDHGTLYIADEVQTGLGRTGALWGITKHHVEPDILITGKGLSGGIYPVTAVLATDRAAAWLTEDGFGHISTFGGAELGCVAALTTLDLTLRATTRDNVAALTDTFAAGLASIRAEFPDWLVGIRQDGLVIGLEFAHAEGAKYVMRRLYQGGVWAIFSTLDPRVLQYKPGLLVTPELAADILDRTRTAVRLSKDDVR